In the genome of Panthera uncia isolate 11264 chromosome X, Puncia_PCG_1.0, whole genome shotgun sequence, the window aagtaagtaaacatttttaaaaagaagaagaagaagaaggggctTTTTGCTAGCCTTGACTAAACTCACATTTGCCTCTTGGGTtacttctgctctctctgctccaggATAACGCTTTACCTGACCCGGTAACAGAAGCACAGAAAAATCAGAGGGGGCAGAAACATGGAAAAAGACATTCTAACTTACATGGAGCCTCCGATGACCCAGGCATGCAACATGGACCCGGCCACGGTGGCAGCACCTGCAAGAGCCCCGCCTGGGCTTCAGACTCCGCTTGAAGGTGCTGTGTCCGCCGCAAGTAGTGGGGTACATGTGGGACAGGAAAGCATGGAGCCAGGAGAGTACGATGAGgtggaaaaaatgtctgttcttaGTTTGGGGCTGAGCGCTGAGGTTGATGCCCCACACGCAGGTGAGGTTCCGGGTCACGCTGCGTTGCAGGGGACCAGCAGCCAGGGCAACACAGGGAAGAAAACCAGCCGGAAAAggaggaatagaaaggaaaacaaggttGTATATCTCCCCTGGCCTCTGACGCTACAGACCCGGGCGTCTTCTGCAGCCCCAGTTCTGGGCCAGACTTGTGTCACAGGGGCTCTGCCGATTGCTGATACTGGAGTCGGCGCGGTgtatgaaaacagggaggaaaGGGAGTGGGATGACAAGGAGAAGGTACCCATTGCCACCTGGCCTGAGAAGGCACATGCTGGTGCCCCACTGCCAGCAGAAAGTACAGCTCAGGCCTCTCTTGAGGAGGCGTCAGTGGCAGCCAATGAGGAGATAAAAGGAGAGCAGACAGGCAGccataaatggagaaataaaaagaacaaaaaggtcaTGGCCAGTCCTTGGCCTCTGACAGTACAGGCTTGGGTGTCGTTCACAGGCCCAGGCCAGATGCAGATGGCTACAGCAGGGGCATCGTCATTTGCTAGTGATGGTGTCAACGCGGGGCCTAAAAGCAAGGGTCAGAAGGGTGAGGCAAATAAAACGTCAGCCGGCACTCCGTACCAGAGTGCACAGGACGGTGCCCCCGGCTCGGCTGAGGGTCTGGGGCAGGCCTCGTGGGAGGGGGCGTCCCCccctgctgacagcccagaaaaTGAGGAGAAGAGAACCGCCTataaaagaaggaatagaaaggaGAGAAGCGTCTCGGCTGGTCCTTGGCCTCTGACAGTACAAGCC includes:
- the LOC125931899 gene encoding uncharacterized protein LOC125931899, translated to MEKDILTYMEPPMTQACNMDPATVAAPARAPPGLQTPLEGAVSAASSGVHVGQESMEPGEYDEVEKMSVLSLGLSAEVDAPHAGEVPGHAALQGTSSQGNTGKKTSRKRRNRKENKVVYLPWPLTLQTRASSAAPVLGQTCVTGALPIADTGVGAVYENREEREWDDKEKVPIATWPEKAHAGAPLPAESTAQASLEEASVAANEEIKGEQTGSHKWRNKKNKKVMASPWPLTVQAWVSFTGPGQMQMATAGASSFASDGVNAGPKSKGQKGEANKTSAGTPYQSAQDGAPGSAEGLGQASWEGASPPADSPENEEKRTAYKRRNRKERSVSAGPWPLTVQAWVSFATADQVQTRPQGESSVASMGVNVGPRNWPQTEYSEEGAQAALPWPERVQAGAPFPATAPGQVLLQGHPSQDLHSKVRQMCWRPQGREGELVPSNPEQVREPCQGCRRTERHLRDQDFWECTVMNFARQVDCCYCGELCSQQRMEALTLTKAHTHISTSVMGPERERAKSQAVWMEKWGGF